Proteins from a single region of Thermodesulfobacteriota bacterium:
- a CDS encoding thiamine-binding protein, giving the protein MSRIEITVFPKDGEGISRIGDFGDYCLNVSRIRGVECRLTENGTVIEGDTATLLEILHELDNSSFIIGAKRRVVVILRIDENKSEHPPK; this is encoded by the coding sequence ATGTCTAGAATCGAGATCACTGTCTTTCCCAAAGACGGGGAGGGTATTTCCAGGATAGGTGATTTTGGGGATTACTGTTTGAATGTATCCAGGATTAGAGGTGTTGAATGCCGGCTTACGGAGAATGGGACGGTGATAGAAGGCGATACTGCTACTCTTTTAGAAATTCTACATGAGCTTGATAATAGCTCTTTTATCATTGGAGCTAAAAGGAGGGTGGTGGTCATACTGAGGATCGATGAGAATAAGAGCGAGCACCCCCCCAAATAA
- a CDS encoding ankyrin repeat domain-containing protein, with amino-acid sequence MRNIRVLVLILFFLPLLFCANEREGAKQGLEKMGIEFNEPSFFEAVKGGDTEAVRLFLEAGFQPDVKNENGKTPLMHAAERGYIGLAKLLMEAGADVNAKDESGKTALMYAARSAQMELVEILIQSNEGLDSKDKLVLVQDGADINVEDRSGMTTLTDMAMSDNSEIIPILRKSGEKEEERYR; translated from the coding sequence ATGAGAAATATCCGGGTATTAGTTTTAATCCTGTTTTTTCTTCCGCTTCTCTTTTGTGCTAATGAACGGGAAGGAGCGAAGCAAGGTTTAGAAAAGATGGGGATTGAATTTAACGAACCATCTTTTTTTGAAGCTGTCAAAGGAGGAGACACCGAGGCGGTAAGATTGTTTCTAGAGGCCGGATTCCAGCCTGATGTGAAGAATGAAAACGGAAAAACTCCATTGATGCATGCCGCCGAACGAGGTTATATCGGATTAGCTAAGTTGCTGATGGAGGCTGGTGCGGATGTCAACGCAAAGGACGAAAGTGGGAAGACCGCTTTGATGTATGCTGCAAGATCGGCGCAGATGGAACTTGTAGAAATCTTAATTCAGTCCAACGAGGGTCTGGATTCTAAGGACAAGCTTGTATTAGTCCAGGACGGTGCCGATATAAATGTAGAAGATCGGAGCGGTATGACCACTTTGACGGATATGGCTATGTCGGATAACAGCGAGATCATTCCGATCCTTCGTAAATCCGGAGAAAAAGAGGAGGAAAGGTATAGATAA
- a CDS encoding DUF2934 domain-containing protein: protein MAKETHKGLRNLKKVDEETLRGMIAKKAYELYEERGKEHGKDLDDWLEAEKIVNGRKRRK, encoded by the coding sequence ATGGCAAAAGAGACACATAAGGGATTGAGAAATTTAAAAAAAGTAGACGAAGAGACGCTTCGCGGAATGATTGCAAAGAAGGCTTACGAGTTGTACGAAGAAAGAGGAAAGGAACACGGCAAAGACCTGGACGATTGGCTTGAAGCAGAGAAGATTGTGAACGGAAGAAAAAGGAGGAAATAA
- a CDS encoding response regulator transcription factor — protein MRNVNKLTQLVLLSNSKFFLDGIKKILEDEDDIKVMAEALNPAEVKKCIKDVKPEFLFIDNRTPELNVHYPLNLLNGKNCFTKVILFDIYHRNKPAFPHIIYISKEINSVGLIETMRRHGLSNGFQAKKDQSSGYIKLTNRETEIVDLIKIGFSNKRIGRRLSITERTVKSNLTNIFKKLNIQSRYQLMVCAAHFPNTKFA, from the coding sequence ATGAGGAACGTGAATAAACTTACACAATTGGTGTTATTATCAAACTCTAAGTTTTTCCTGGATGGAATCAAAAAAATTCTGGAGGATGAAGATGATATAAAGGTAATGGCCGAAGCCTTAAATCCAGCAGAGGTTAAGAAATGTATTAAAGATGTAAAGCCGGAGTTTCTCTTCATTGATAATAGAACACCGGAGCTCAATGTCCACTATCCTCTGAATCTACTGAATGGCAAAAATTGCTTCACCAAAGTTATTTTATTTGATATATACCACAGGAATAAACCTGCTTTCCCACACATTATATACATATCCAAAGAAATAAACTCAGTCGGGTTAATAGAGACCATGAGAAGACATGGTTTAAGCAATGGATTTCAAGCAAAGAAAGACCAAAGTTCAGGTTACATAAAACTAACGAATAGAGAAACTGAAATAGTAGATTTAATCAAAATTGGGTTTAGCAATAAAAGGATAGGAAGAAGACTCTCTATAACAGAAAGAACAGTCAAATCTAACCTAACTAATATATTTAAAAAACTGAATATCCAAAGCAGATACCAGCTCATGGTGTGTGCAGCACATTTCCCGAATACGAAATTCGCATAA